The Papaver somniferum cultivar HN1 chromosome 3, ASM357369v1, whole genome shotgun sequence genome includes a region encoding these proteins:
- the LOC113359798 gene encoding uncharacterized protein LOC113359798, with protein MNTVKINCNASWISELTNAGFGLVLRNSSCTFQAAECGWCRTFSAQEAEVVALLKAVQWAIRYNIQNLAIEGDNKETIRYLQGKLITVNWQCLAILEEVKLVASELVSFIGFQYVDRRANKVADLLAKEGRRSSSTDFWTDQAPSLLFPAIAFDTVKAYED; from the exons ATGAATACTGTTAAGATAAACTGTAACGCTTCATGGATTTCAGAACTTACTAATGCTGGTTTTGGTCTTGTTCTACGTAACTCTTCATGTACCTTTCAAGCAGCAGAATGCGGATGGTGCAGGACCTTCTCAGCCCAAGAGGCAGAAGTTGTAGCTCTGCTAAAGGCGGTGCAATGGGCCATCAgatataatatacaaaatctggcGATAGAAGGGGATAACAAGGAAACCATACGGTACTTACAAGGAAAGCTAATCACTGTTAACTGGCAATGCTTAGCAATCTTGGAAGAGGTTAAACTGGTAGCATCTGAATTAGTTTCTTTTATAGGTTTTCAGTACGTAGATAGACGCGCAAACAAAGTGGCAGATTTGTTAGCAAAAGAAGGGCGAAGATCAAGTAGCACAGACTTTTGGACTGATCAAGCTCCTAGCCTTTTATTTCCTGCAATTGCTTTTGACACTgtcaaagcatatgaa GATTAA